The following coding sequences are from one Neurospora crassa OR74A linkage group I, whole genome shotgun sequence window:
- a CDS encoding uroporphyrinogen decarboxylase: MAAASLCLLSLSTALVAWYLHNKSTNRHKMASQFPPLKNDLLLRAARGETVERPPIWVMRQAGRYLPEYHEAKGGRDFFEVCRNPEIASTLTLQPIERYAGLIDAAIIFSDILVIPQAMGMTVEMVDKKGPHFPNPLRSPSDGQYAELMKRDVDVAKELDYVYKAITLTRKKLDGRVPLFGFTGAPWTLLCYMVEGGGTKLFKEVKTWIYKYPEETKALLQKISELCVEYLALQVKAGAQIVQVFDSWAGELSPSSFKTFSQPYLTYIAKHLPLRLKEMGLEPVPMVVFPKGAWYALDAACDMGYNVVGLDWLHDPAEAVKVVGDRPMVLQGNADPGVLYGSHEAITKVVEEMVQGFDWHGRHKGWIVNLGHGITPFVNPDDLKFFFEEIHRLTKTKA, from the exons ATGGCGGCGGcttctctctgtctcttgtccttgtccacTGCCTTGGTTGCCTGGTATCTTCACAATAAGTCAACAAACAGACACAAGATGGCTTCCCAATTTCCTCCTCTCAAGAATGACTTGTTGCTCAGGGCCGCCCGTG GCGAGACCGTTGAGCGTCCCCCTATCTGGGTGATGCGCCAGG CCGGCCGCTACCTCCCCGAGTACCATGAAGCCAAAGGCGGGCGTGACTTCTTTGAAGTCTGCCGCAACCCCGAGATCGCCTCGACCCTGACCCTCCAGCCCATTGAGCGCTACGCCGGCCTGATCGAcgccgccatcatcttctccgacatcctcgtcatccccCAGGCCATGGGCATGACGGTCGAGATGGTCGACAAGAAGGGCCCCCACTTCCCCAACCCTCTGCGCTCGCCCAGCGACGGCCAGTACGCCGAGCTCATGAAGCGCGACGTCGACGTAGCCAAGGAGCTGGACTATGTCTACAAGGCCATCACCCTCACCCGCAAGAAGCTCGACGGCCGTGTCCCCCTGTTCGGATTCACCGGTGCCCCGTGGACGCTGCTGTGCTACATGGTTGAGGGCGGCGGTACCAAGCTGTTCAAGGAGGTCAAGACGTGGATTTACAAGTATCCCGAAGAGACCAAGGCCTTGTTGCAGAAGATCTCGGAGTTGTGCGTGGAGTATTTGGCTCTGCAGGTCAAGGCTGGCGCTCAG ATCGTCCAAGTCTTTGACTCCTGGGCCGGCGAgctctccccctcctccttcaagaCCTTCTCCCAGCCCTACCTGACCTACATCGCCAAGCACCTGCCGCTCCGCCTCAAGGAGATGGGTCTCGAGCCCGTCCCCATGGTTGTCTTCCCCAAGGGCGCGTGGTATGCCCTCGACGCCGCCTGCGACATGGGCTACAACGTCGTCGGCCTGGACTGGCTGCACGACCCCgccgaggccgtcaaggttgTTGGCGACAGGCCCATGGTCCTCCAGGGTAACGCTGACCCTGGTGTCCTTTACGGATCCCATGAGGCCATCACCAAGGTCGTCGAGGAGATGGTGCAGGGCTTTGATTGGCATGGCAGACACAAGGGCTGGATTGTCAACTTGGGCCATGGCATTACGCCGTTTGTCAACCCGGATGACCTCAAGTTCTTCTTTGAGGAGATTCACCGGTTGACTAAGACCAAGGCTTAG
- a CDS encoding cell division control protein Cdc6 produces the protein MASPSAPTTLGKRRRSTRLTDEEITLGPLAVKRTRRSLRIHPEIHHEPDHIQAEKEKAASPPKPTADEDVENHKENRKPTGDEDEDRKEAETPAKSLLRRRKSVIASPPKTAPVTPSTPRHYDVFARVPVTTPRHRVMSVGKLSRRMTPSTPMTPAASQTVYHQARQLFSRSADPGELIGRDDEREKLNTFLDCCTTAHPSGCLYVSGPPGTGKSAIVNKVTDKFASETSTVRKAYINCMSIKSSKDLYVTLLDQLVSKDEDKEELSTESDVVAALQKLILPRKKTQDVFLVVLDEIDHILTLDPESLYSLFEWSLEKKNSRLALIGIANALDLTDRFLPRLKSRNLKPELLPILPYTAPQVKNIIITRLKSLLPGGTPKDPNYIPFFHPAAIELCSRKVSSQTGDLRRAFEICRRAIDLVESETRLKHENEVKEQMLQMSPSKKRVLGENTNLSSAPAPSSLFRSISTGPSASVSASLLKSLQALTPATAPRVSIADLSKVTAAAFSNGTTQRLKTLNLQQKAALCALVAIEKRNRAAQSEALNSASASFASTTGTPSRKQEAPIAPTVKTLFEAYTKLCKQDSLLHPLSSSEFREVVSSLETLSLITPVDGKTGSFTALGYSSPGVGTPKRGGKKKKDVFGMGGALVAGDEKRVASCVGEREVEQTLLKDDGAGVGILRGILSGEALDD, from the exons ATGGCCTCACCTAGCGCACCCACGACTCtgggaaagaggagaaggagcaccAGACTCACAG ACGAGGAAATCACACTAGGCCCTCTTGCCGTAAAGCGAACAAGACGCTCTCTCCGAATCCACCCAGAGATCCACCATGAGCCCGACCACATCCAagcagagaaggagaaggccgcCTCACCACCCAAGCCAACTGCCGACGAGGACGTTGAGAACCACAAGGAAAACCGCAAGCCCACAggagacgaggacgaggacagAAAGGAGGCCGAAACACCAGCCAAGTCACTTCTCAGAAGGCGCAAATCAGTCATCGCCAGCCCGCCAAAGACAGCTCCCGTCACACCTTCCACACCACGACACTACGATGTCTTTGCAAGAGTACCAGTCACCACTCCGCGCCATCGCGTCATGTCCGTTGGCAAGCTCTCCAGGCGCATGACACCAAGCACGCCCATGACACCCGCCGCTTCTCAGACAGTCTACCATCAAGCTCGCCAACTCTTTTCTCGAAGCGCCGATCCTGGAGAGCTCATTGGACGCGACGACGAGCGCGAGAAGCTCAACACTTTCCTGGATTGCTGCACCACTGCCCATCCCAGCGGCTGCCTCTACGTCAGCGGACCTCCTGGAACCGGAAAGAGCGCCATCGTCAACAAGGTCACCGACAAGTTCGCATCCGAGACATCAACAGTGCGCAAGGCTTACATCAACTGCATGAGCATCAAGTCGTCCAAGGATCTCTACGTCACCCTTCTCGACCAGCTAGTCAGCAAAGATGAAGACAAGGAGGAACTCTCAACCGAAAGCGACGTGGTGGCAGCTCTCCAAAAGCTCATCCTGCCCAGGAAAAAGACCCAGGACGTCTTCCTCGTGGTGTTGGACGAAATCGACCACATCCTCACCCTCGACCCTGAAAGTCTCTACAGCCTCTTCGAATGGTCACTCGAAAAGAAGAACTCGCGCCTCGCCCTGATCGGCATTGCCAACGCGCTCGACCTCACCGACCGTTTCCTGCCGCGCCTCAAGTCGCGCAACCTCAAGCCTGAGCTTCTGCCCATCCTTCCATACACGGCGCCTCAGGTCaagaacatcatcatcacacgTCTCAAGAGCCTGCTTCCTGGTGGAACACCCAAGGACCCCAACTACATACCCTTCTTCCACCCAGCCGCCATCGAGCTCTGCTCGCGCAAAGTCTCCAGCCAAACCGGCGACCTGCGCCGCGCCTTCGAGATCTGCCGCCGCGCCATCGACCTGGTCGAGTCGGAGACCCGTCTGAAGCACGAAAACGAAGTCAAGGAGCAGATGCTACAAATGTCTCCCTCCAAGAAGCGCGTCCTAGGCGAAAACACCAACCTCTCCTCGGCTCCTGcgccttcctctctcttccgGAGCATCTCCACTGGACCCAGCGCCAGCGTCTCGGCCTCTTTACTCAAATCTCTGCAAGCCTTGACGCCCGCCACCGCTCCGCGCGTCAGCATCGCCGACCTCAGCAAAGTCACAGCCGCAGCATTCAGCAACGGCACCACTCAGCGTCTCAAGACGCTCAACCTCCAGCAGAAAGCCGCTCTGTGCGCTCTGGTCGCCATCGAGAAACGTAACCGCGCCGCGCAGTCGGAGGCTCTTAACTCTGCTTCAGCCAGTTTTGCATCCACTACCGGCACTCCGTCGAGGAAACAAGAGGCGCCAATTGCCCCGACAGTCAAGACTCTCTTTGAAGCTTACACCAAGCTCTGCAAACAGGACTCGCTGCTTCATCCGCTTTCGTCATCTGAGTTTCGCGAGGTGGTGTCTTCCTTGGAAACTCTCAGTTTGATCACGCCAGTGGACGGCAAGACGGGATCGTTTACTGCCTTGGGGTATAGCTCGCCTGGAGTGGGGACACCGAAGCGGggaggcaagaagaagaaggatgtgTTTGGGATGGGAGGCGCGTTGGTGGCGGGAGATGAGAAGAGGGTGGCTAGCTGTgtgggggagagggaggtcgAGCAGACTTTGCTGAAGGATGATGGGGCGGGAGTGGGGATTTTGAGGGGGATCTTGAGTGGAGAGGCGTTGgatgattga